The Salvelinus fontinalis isolate EN_2023a chromosome 13, ASM2944872v1, whole genome shotgun sequence DNA segment TTCCCTCTGTTGGTTGATTACATGGTTTCTATCGGGTCTCTCCGTTCTCTCCCCCCCGCCTATTGACTCTTTCTTTATTCAGAGGTGTCACACAACATGGCGTTCAATATAGATTGCTCCACTGAAGACTGAGTTATATTGTTCTATACCCGCAATGAATGTGCTAAttggagtgttttttttttaacccttcCTCCCTGGCTCTCTGTAGGTGAGTGTGTGTAGGGTGCAGCTGCCATGCCGCTGGTTAAAAGATGCATCGAGCCCAGGCACCTGTGCCGTGGAGCCGTGCCGGACGGGGTCACCAGCGAGCTGGAGTGTGTCACTAACAGCACCCTGGCAGCCATCATCAAACAGCTGGGGGGACTGAGTAAGTCTACACACCTGActgactaactgtctgtctgctgactgactgacactgactgactgaatgctGAATGGAAATGAAATCTTAACCAAGTTATTTCAGGCAGTATTTTTTTAACATGTAATGCATGGGGTTATTTTAAAGGTACATTTTCGTAGTCCTactctgaccctgacctctgTTAATGCATGTTGTGTGTTTTCGTGAATGCAGGTCGACATGCAGAGGACATCTTCGGGGAGCTGTTCAACGAGGCCAACAGCTTCTACATGAGAATGAACAGCCTCCAGGAGAGAGTGGACCTGCTGGCTGTCAAAGTCACCCAGCTTGACTCCACTGTGGAGGAGGGTAGGTGGAGGCGACGGGTGACAGGGGTTATGAGGGACGGGGGTAAGGGTGTGGCAGAATCTGCTGAGGAAAGGGGACTGGTCACATAATACAGTACATGCTATAGCATGATGATACTCAGTCAAAGTTACAGCCCAGCATATGGTATGAGAGCGTGAATAAGCATCAAATTAAGAGCACCGTGGTAATTAACGAAGTAAAACATACCGTTGCATAATGCAAGGGCTTCACCAGTGCCCTACAGCTGAGCCACAGACTCACTGCTGCTGCAATCACCAATACATTGATTTCCATTATGCAGCCTGGGATATGCTGAATACTGTATACAGTGCagtcggaaagcattcagaccccttgacttgttccacattctgttatgttacagacttattctaaaatggattcaattgtatttttttttgtacaCACACCATTCCATAATGAAAAACCAAAAGCTGTTTATTAGAATTTTtgcactgaaatataacatttacataagtacttcaGTACTTACTGAGTAAagactcagcactttgttgaagcacctttggtagtgattacagaATGGagtcttgagtatgacgctacaagcttggcacacctgtatttggggagtttcccattcttctctgcagatcctctcaagctctgtcaggttgaatggggagcgtcgctgcacagttattttcaggtctctccagagatgttcgatcggattcaagaccgagctctggctgggccactcaaggacattcttgtgttgtcttggctgtgtgctgagggtcgttgtcctgttggaaggtgaaccttcgccccagtctgaggtcctgagtgctctggtgcAGGTTCTctctgttaatctttccctcgattctgactagtctcccagtccctgctgctgaaaaacatccccacagcatgatgctgccaccaccatgcttcaccgaacggatggtgccaggtttcctccagacgtgacgcttggcattcaggccaaagagttcaatcttggttttatcagaccagagaatcttgtttctcatggtctaagagtcttttaggtgctttttggcaaactccaagcaggctgtcatgtgccttttactgaggagtggcttccgtctggccactctaccataaaggcctgattggtggagtgcagagatggttgttcttctggaaggttctccaatctccacagaggaactctaaagctctgtcagagtgaccatagggttcttggtcaccttcctaaccaaggcctttctcccccgattgctcagtttggccggacagccagttataggaagagtcttggtggttccaaacttcttccatttaagcatgatggaggccattgtgttcttggggacttcaatgctgcagaaatgttttggtacccttccccagatctctgcctcggcacaatcctgtttcggagctctacggacaattccttcaatctcatggcttggtttttgctctgacatgcactgtcaattgtgggatcttatatagacagttgtgtgcctttccaaatcatgtccaatcaattgaatttatcacaggtggactccaatgaagttgtagaaacatatcaaggatgatcaatggaaacaggatgcacctgagctcaatttcgagtgtcatagcaaagtgtctgaatacttatgtaagtaaggtatttctaaaaacctggtttcactttgtcattatggggtattgtgtgtagattgatgagggcattttttaaatttcatcCATTTCAGAATTAAgcctctaacgtaacaaaatgtggaaaaagtcaagggttctgaatccTTTCCGAATGCATCCCATTTTGCATCTCTGCTTACCGTAATCATGATTCATGAGTCTCTGTTTGCGGTCCTATTAAATTGTTTTTGAAGCATTGATCCACCACTAATGAATGTGATTAGTTTTCATGTTATTGAACTTCTAAACTTCCTCATGCAAACTGGGTTGCCATGGCCATTCATAGCTGATAATGAATCAGTGTTCGAGGGTTCATTCATTGTGTTCATTCTGGCATTCTGGTCCCAGTTTCGCTGCAGGACATCAACATGAGGAAGGCCTTCAAGAGCTCCACCATCCAGGACCAGCAGGTGGTGTCCAGGAACTCCATCCTCAACCCTGTCATGGAGATGTACCATCGCTGTGACAAACCTCCACCCCTAAACATCCTCAGCCCCTACAGGTCAGCCCTCAACCAATCACATTACAACTTACTGAACCCCACTTTAGTCTTTGCATTTTTCCTTAGGTACAGGATACAGAATTAAGGTTTGGGGATGTGCAATTTATGTGTATTATAACATAGTTATATAATGTACCATGTAAAAAGTGTAGGTGTTAATTGCATTGCCGAAGCACAGTCTCAGGTCAGGATGTGTTGTCATACAGGGATGACAAAAAGGATGGCCTTAAGTTCTACACAGACCCATCCTACTTCTTTAATCTGTGGAAGGAGAAGATGATCCAAGCAACAGAAAACAAGCGGAAGGAGAAGCGGAAGCAGAAGGCGGGTGACaaggtgtgtgtgagtttgtttgtgtgttttatgtgcgtctgtaacggtcgtctttcgttgagagagtggaccaagacgcagcgggtgatgaatacataatgaatttaattataATAACGAATACGAAAATACaagacaaactacaaaacaacaaacgacgtcaacagacctgaacatgcgaactaacataaaacgaagaacgcacgaacagactaaacaaaacgaaacagtaccgtgtggtgcacaaacacagacacagcaacaatcacccaccaacaaacagtgagaacagcctaccttaatattctcaatcagaggaaacgtcaaacacctgcctctaattgagaaccatatcaggcaacacatttaacccaacatagaaacacataacatagaatgcccaccccaactcacgccctgaccaactaaacacatacaaaaacaacagaaaacaggtcaggaacgtgacagcgtcGATGATGAATCACTCCTCTCACACATGTTGCTATATTTCGCTGCTAGCTCTTTGCTGGCTCTtggtatttttggggggtattttattaggatactcttcctggggtacgcaccgaacatgaaacatgacataacacataacattaatagacaagaacagctctcTCTTATCTATACTCTCATGACTGTTGGCTGTTTTTTGACCACTCAGACCCGCTCTCCTTCCATCCACCATTTAACATCAGGCCTGTCAGGATTACCTTGTTGCTCCTTTTAGACTGTCTGTGCACAAGCGTCCTAAGCCTGGGGATGTGGACGTGTGTTTAGACAGAGATAGAGGATGGGAAGGAAAGgaaagcgagaaagagagagtgagcgagcgagGGCTTAAGGGGCGAGGAAGGGAGCTAGAGAGAAGACAGCGACATGGTTAGAAAATAGCCTTGTCATATGTGTTTAGCAAGATGAGAAACCTCTTACAAACACTACTAAGCTCTATAGCTAAAATTGACTTAATTAGAGGAAGCATGCTCATTTATTTACGAAGAACTAAGACTAAGAAGATCCACCACTAGTCTAAGGAACTGTAGCCGAATTGAAATGCATTTTATACATAATAAATGAGCACTTACATGTCCTGTTTATGTTTGTCCCATAATGATGGTAGTCGATGATAGTTTTTTCCCATATGTATACTTATACTGCATTTATACTGCATTCTGAGGGAATCCTCTGGCGCAGTCCATATCCCTGTATTTCGGCTGTAGTCACAGTCTTTGTCATTTTCAGGAGCagaaacaggtggaggaccccAGCCGGGAGGTGAAGAAGGTGAGGAAGGCCCGGAACCGTCGTCAGGAGTGGAACATGATGGCTTACGACAAGGAGTTCCGTCCAGACACCCGGCTCACGCCTTCACCCTACCATGGCATGTCCTCTGAGGgatctctctctccagacaggtCAGTAGGGATGCactgaatcaatcaatcaaggaACAATTGATCACAACTTGTAAATGTACAAAATCTGCTTTCTGCTGCCATCTACCTAAATGTTCGAAAGCCTCCGTGTTCCTTAGAGGGATACTGCGCGATTTAGAGATTTAgttatagagatgtatagagagctCAACGTTGTGTATGTTTCTCAATGGCACTGCCCGTCCGCTCACAGACGCCATAATGGAACAGATACACCCTTGTgacctctatacatctctatgcgACAGCTGGTCAGAGTGAGGATGTGAATAGAATCTCGTTTCTTATGATTATCAGTCAAATAAGCACATTTAGAATATATCGATTACTATGTATAGCTTTGTAAGATGTTAAATGACCAACCTTTGGAGTATTTAGAAGGTATGTTTCCTTGCTTTTGAGAGGAGCTGGCTACTGTACCGGCAGACTTTCAGCAATTGCGCTAAGCTCACAATATGTTAACTTTAAtaaaactgcacgcagagacataaaaatggtatcatgAGTTCTTCTGACTCCGGGGAGGTAGAAAAACGACCTAAATCTCGAAATATCCCTTTAAGATTGAATATTCAACATTGTACTCACAGTATAATGTTTGAATACCAAGTTACCAGGTTTTTGAGATGACAAATAAAGAAACGTGGATGACCATTGACATGAGACTAGGTGTATATTGAACGTCTATTGAAGATATCCCTTGCTCCTCATCAACCTCTATCTGTGGATTAAATGTTCCAGGTCTGGTATGTCTGATGAACAGTCCTACCCTGCCAGCCCTAACCACCCACCCCAGGAGGGAGTTGTGCTGGGTCCTGATGGGAAGGAGCACCTAACAGGCCCCAACCAGACCCAGTCTCTGGACCGGGCCTACCGCCCCCCTGCTGCTGCTACCACTGCAGCTCAAGGCCGCCAGCATTCCCTGGGCCGCATGCAGCCCCACCACGGACCCACACCCGCAGACCCATCCCTGAATGGGCCCCGGCCCGCAGCTTCCAAAGACGCCAGGTGTGTTAGCCAGCTACCCCTCTCGTCCCTCCTTCTGTGCCCGTTTTTGCTATTTTATCTAAGCTGAATTCAAGTCTGAAAGCCTTTTCTATCTACAGTAAATGTCACAGGCATTTATCTGATCCAAACGTTAATGATGTAGTGCTGGAATGGTGAGAAAGACTATGTCTGACTTGGTTGGTTTACTGTCATTGTTCCACAGCGGTCACCAGATGCCAGAGCACTTTATCCCTCCGGCCCcgcccccacctcctccccttATCCCCTCAGCCCAGACGGCCTTTGACAGCAAAACAGGGCCTCCCACCCTGGCCCCTGGCACCGTGGCCACCCTGTCCCGCCCCTACAGCCCCTCGCCCCCTCCGCCCCCACCCGCTGGCTACgtcccctctccatctcaccctgTCACTGGGGGACCTCCTGTtgcccctcctccacccccacctGGTGGCCCCCCAACATTCGCTCCCTCTCCAGCCCATGCCATACACCCCTCTGGGGGAACACTGCCAAGGAAGGGCAAGGTGCTAGGCATCCCGATAAGTGACGCACGCAGCGACCTGCTGTCAGCCATCCGCAGAGGTGAGACCCTCTGGTTTACTAGGTGGAAAAGCCAGGATTACACTACATGATCTGTCTACATTACTGTACATGGAAAGCTACTATCCTAGTAAAATATTTACTGTATGGAAAATGTATTTTGACAGTTTGTAGTAAGTATCATCTGTACAGTAGATGACCGTTGTGTTGTGTTCCTCAGGCATCCAGCTGAGGAAGGTGCAGGAGCAGCGTGAGCAGGAAGCCAAGAAGGAGCCAGTGGGGAATGACGTGGCCACCATCCTGTCCCGACGCATCGCAGTGGAGTACAGCGAATCCGATGAGGACTCAGAGCCTGAGGAGAACGAGTGGTCAGACTGAGACGGAGCAGAGGGCTTAGGCTTACTTTACTTACCTACAGAGTGCTGCTATTCCAAtaacaggaaacacacacacacacacaccacacacacacagtcaacgcACACTACGTCTCGATAGACCTCTTGTTAGAGTAAGTAGATGAGAAAGTAGATGAGGAGACGCTTACACAGTATGACAGTATCCATTATCTAGTCAGATATGGGCTGAGAGGAAaccacagtggatctggggctgGGTGGGGGTTCTGTTTAAAGCAAGCACAGCAAGCTTATacgtatatatataatatgatataGTATAATATATTACTTATGGTCCAGTATGAAAGTGTTTCTTTCATGAGTCCTGATATTGTAGTTTGAATATTATTCGTGGTTTCAGTTGCATTTAGATATTCGATGCATCTCCTCCACCTGTAAATGAGCCACGCCAGCACCACAGATGTTGTTTTCTAGGTGAAGATGCTCTGGCATTCTTTCAACTCATCTAACTTAACAATGCACTTAAATATTTGTTAGTGGAAAAGTATTCTTTCGAGTCATCTTCTATTCTGGCTGTGCTGTTTGTGATAACTGTGCATATGAAGATGATGTCACATCAAGTGTTAATCGGGTGGGTGGATACTTTTGGACACATGATACTGTAGCTGTAACCGTATCGTCAACACGCCTTTTTTGTTATCTGAGGGACGTTCCTTTTTATTTTGTCACTTTGTTCAATTGTTTACAGTGTTGTGGTTGAGTATTGATACCCTAACTGGCAGTGTTTAACATCAGTTGTCGTTTTTGGTTTACATCATTTGCTAAAGATTTGCTGGTTGACTAATGACTACTGTGTAAGACAGACCCTAACATGGCAGTTATTTAGGGGTTTATTTTCTCTAttgtactttgtgtgtgtgtgtgtgtgtgtgtgtgtgtgtgtgtgtgtgtgtgtgtgtgtgtgtgtgtgtgtgtgtgtgtgtgtgtgtgtgtgtgtgtgtgtgtgtgtgtcagcgaaAGGGAATCTCTCAATGCCTTGCTGTTTCCTTCTTTTCTGACTCACTTCTTTTATGTTGAAGGCCTGGAGAGATAGTATCTGATTGCTGGTGGGCTTGTCGTCCATTTTGACTAATGTTCTACTGGAAGAGATGAGCGAGGGTTCATAGCAGTGTTTCGAACATACTGACCCTGTGTTCTATTAAGTCATGTGTTTGTACAACTACTGTGTTTTACAATTCATTGTTGTATAGATTTTTTGTAACACTGCGTGTGTAAAATGAATTTGGGTATCTAGATATGAAATGACTATCACACTGATCGAACCTGGAAAACAAAAGTGCATGTATGAGGAGGTAATAAAATGAAAATAAGTGTTACGATGGCTTACTTTTGTCTTGGATCCTCTTGTGGCTGTTTATTGCAAATCACTGACCTATTCCATTGACACAACTTCCCTATTGTACCGTATCACTCGAATGTGAACAACCAATTTATGCACTAGTTCCGAGAGGTATTTTTTTGCGTGTACAGTGTGACCACCACCCACCACGTCGGGCCATCTGGCCATCTGTGACGGCAGGAAGGGCATAGGGACAAATTAACTCATAAGATCCACAACATGGGAGGGAACAGCTCATTCTGAGCCCAGGGAGAACACAGTATTTCTTGCCCAGCTGTAATAGCCACACTCTAAGGATGGTATTTTATAAGTACAGGTAAATCCCCACTAGATGTGGTACTGTACAAATACAATTAATAAGGACCTTGTGAGTATGAATATCTCATGTTTCGCACAATTCCACTAATCCATAGAGAGCTCTTGTGTTGTATGTTTTGGAGGTGTAGTTCTTTCCAAAATTCCAGAACCTTCCAGTGGTACAGTGTTTTGGAATttactctctgtgtctctttctgagTTCAGTGGACTTTTcccacaccagacagacacagatagctGTTGTTGGATCCTGTTTGTCTCCAAAGGCAGTGGCATCACACACGGCAGCGGTCACTGTGCCTCCATCTGTCCCAGAGTGCATCAAGCCAGGACCCAACTGAGTGACCCAAAACAGACGAGCagtaaacaaacatttattgaccTTTCCCACAGACACCTAGTTGGATATCTGGGTGCTATAGGATTTGGTTGATTGCCTTTGTTACGAAAACCTCGACTAAAACCCTGTCTTGGGGACAATATGGTGCAGTGTTTTGAATAGAAGTCCCCAATGCAACACAACGAGTAGTCCAGGATCTTGAGAAAGCAAACGAATTTGACAGTAGTGTTGCAATCGTTTGGCGTCGTTTAGGAAAACATTAATTCCTTGAATACATTGAACGAGACACATTTACGTTTTTCCTAAAGACAAAATGAATAatttatgataaaaaaaaaaaatagataaacaaactacatacatttttttttcaataaatatataaaaatatagcTTTGTATCAATAAGATAAGACCTTATGGACTTCTAACCCCTGTGAGAACTAAATAGCTGAATCAATCATGCTGACTGTGGTGAATGAGCGACAGTGAATCATCTGAATTGGACACAAGCATTCCAGACAGTACTAACACAAGCAAAGCTTGGCGGCACACACAACACCGACTTCAATTCAATAGTGATGACACTGGTTGCAGAGTTCCCACCAATGTTGACTGAAAAAATAGGGGGTTCCAATGATTGTGGATTGCTTATTGCAGCTCTTTGGCTGCGCCACTAGAGAATAGGCAGTAGGATGAGCCT contains these protein-coding regions:
- the LOC129869088 gene encoding actin-binding protein WASF3-like, which gives rise to MPLVKRCIEPRHLCRGAVPDGVTSELECVTNSTLAAIIKQLGGLSRHAEDIFGELFNEANSFYMRMNSLQERVDLLAVKVTQLDSTVEEVSLQDINMRKAFKSSTIQDQQVVSRNSILNPVMEMYHRCDKPPPLNILSPYRDDKKDGLKFYTDPSYFFNLWKEKMIQATENKRKEKRKQKAGDKEQKQVEDPSREVKKVRKARNRRQEWNMMAYDKEFRPDTRLTPSPYHGMSSEGSLSPDRSGMSDEQSYPASPNHPPQEGVVLGPDGKEHLTGPNQTQSLDRAYRPPAAATTAAQGRQHSLGRMQPHHGPTPADPSLNGPRPAASKDASGHQMPEHFIPPAPPPPPPLIPSAQTAFDSKTGPPTLAPGTVATLSRPYSPSPPPPPPAGYVPSPSHPVTGGPPVAPPPPPPGGPPTFAPSPAHAIHPSGGTLPRKGKVLGIPISDARSDLLSAIRRGIQLRKVQEQREQEAKKEPVGNDVATILSRRIAVEYSESDEDSEPEENEWSD